In Deinococcus ruber, one genomic interval encodes:
- a CDS encoding RICIN domain-containing protein: MPPPRNGEITASTITDHRSGGCNCVYSVYLWPNYNGGNCLALADRSGANGTHVVTAPCNIRDETQWWHIGPSLVGRSDAFGSNNRWLIANYGTGKCLDVSNGSNSNELQMQIWDCSSNTLNQVWAADSGSKTHFP; this comes from the coding sequence ATGCCGCCGCCCAGGAATGGAGAGATCACCGCGTCGACCATCACCGACCACCGCTCTGGCGGCTGTAACTGTGTCTATTCTGTGTATCTGTGGCCAAATTATAATGGCGGCAACTGCCTGGCCTTGGCCGATCGTTCCGGTGCCAACGGCACGCACGTTGTCACGGCCCCTTGCAACATCCGGGACGAGACGCAGTGGTGGCATATCGGGCCGTCCCTGGTGGGCCGCTCTGACGCGTTCGGCTCGAACAATCGTTGGCTGATCGCGAATTACGGTACAGGCAAGTGCCTCGACGTCTCCAACGGCAGCAACAGCAACGAATTGCAGATGCAGATCTGGGACTGCAGTTCCAATACGCTGAACCAGGTCTGGGCAGCCGACAGTGGCTCGAAGACTCACTTCCCGTGA
- a CDS encoding AlwI family type II restriction endonuclease — MFAENAAAQDKYWSELEDAGIVETESENERDSGGRKWFAALKQLGFVHLDDGTGCATVTAVGQTLLDQPELVDTIFLRQLLKYKIGSPLERKFTAGLNFRPFVTFLKMLYLAHADGLGGLTRDEIMIFVVPLMSEDDADLAAAFEKVRRFRQGYQAEQGAVAKRAFVDQQYAIYAPATPKRKSIRDYTDSNFRYARITGLLTVDGTGGRFKIAPSRMSFVETLLADLPSLLDDEVYLAALYNPEAPHLPLDDTAVVEAQLQELQTELRALGDEPEPASTGTATTLGQKQARNRTLQSRVTELTEIRFYRQQRSLDALQEIRELLENIRTKKLPAGWSYAPAFLEWALWRLLLAINDIRSPISSTRGFKVDDSVIPLHHAAPGAADCSFIYDDHIVVVEVTLTRSDRQTATEGIPVRRHVAKVMDEHPDKKVIGLFVAPSIDINTYDDFLSPQYRVAGERIHRLSIVPLTVKNIIELIDKMIEQNYIINSRELIIILNNLLESKQNTDDGKEWRRNINIAFKKNIADLASAQAVIANKN; from the coding sequence GTGTTCGCCGAGAACGCGGCTGCGCAGGACAAATATTGGTCTGAGCTGGAGGACGCGGGCATAGTAGAAACGGAATCGGAGAACGAGCGTGATTCGGGGGGCCGGAAGTGGTTTGCGGCACTCAAACAGCTTGGCTTTGTTCATCTAGACGACGGGACCGGATGTGCAACTGTGACAGCTGTCGGCCAGACATTACTCGACCAGCCTGAGTTAGTAGACACGATCTTTCTACGGCAACTCTTGAAGTACAAGATCGGATCGCCGCTGGAGCGGAAGTTCACTGCAGGCCTGAATTTCCGTCCCTTCGTGACCTTTCTAAAAATGCTGTACTTAGCTCACGCCGATGGTTTGGGGGGCCTTACAAGAGACGAGATCATGATTTTTGTGGTGCCCCTGATGAGCGAGGACGACGCGGACTTGGCGGCCGCTTTTGAGAAGGTTCGTCGCTTCCGCCAGGGCTATCAAGCCGAGCAGGGTGCAGTTGCCAAGAGGGCGTTCGTCGATCAACAGTATGCTATTTACGCGCCAGCCACACCCAAACGTAAGTCAATAAGGGACTACACCGACAGTAATTTCCGCTACGCCCGCATCACCGGGCTTCTGACCGTGGACGGCACAGGAGGGCGCTTCAAGATTGCTCCCTCGCGCATGAGCTTTGTGGAGACGCTCCTCGCCGATTTACCTTCTCTTTTAGACGATGAGGTGTACTTAGCCGCCCTGTACAACCCGGAGGCTCCACATCTACCTCTGGACGATACAGCAGTAGTCGAGGCACAGCTTCAAGAGCTGCAAACGGAACTCAGGGCTTTAGGTGATGAGCCTGAGCCGGCGTCCACGGGAACTGCCACTACTCTAGGACAGAAGCAGGCTCGGAATCGGACGCTGCAAAGCCGGGTCACAGAACTGACGGAGATAAGATTTTATCGTCAGCAGCGTTCTCTGGATGCCCTCCAAGAGATCCGGGAATTGTTAGAAAACATTAGGACCAAGAAATTGCCCGCAGGATGGTCATATGCACCTGCTTTTCTGGAATGGGCGCTGTGGCGACTTTTACTCGCGATCAATGACATTCGTAGCCCCATCTCCAGTACGCGGGGTTTTAAAGTAGATGACAGCGTTATACCACTTCACCATGCCGCTCCAGGCGCCGCAGATTGTTCGTTCATCTATGATGATCATATTGTTGTGGTGGAAGTAACACTAACTCGAAGTGATAGACAAACAGCCACCGAGGGTATACCTGTTCGCCGTCATGTTGCCAAAGTAATGGATGAGCATCCAGATAAAAAGGTGATCGGGTTATTTGTCGCGCCTAGCATTGACATCAACACTTATGATGATTTTCTTTCTCCACAATATCGCGTGGCTGGTGAAAGGATTCACAGACTATCTATAGTACCTTTGACCGTTAAAAACATAATTGAGTTGATTGACAAAATGATAGAGCAGAATTACATAATAAATAGCAGGGAACTTATTATAATACTCAACAATTTACTGGAATCAAAACAGAATACCGATGATGGTAAAGAATGGAGAAGAAATATCAATATCGCGTTCAAGAAAAACATCGCAGATCTTGCGTCTGCTCAGGCAGTAATCGCAAATAAAAACTGA
- a CDS encoding DUF2357 domain-containing protein has product MHEITSWGHFTIRGPLHPFTDKEQRVFAPATFWGLEWTDYWVEAPGITRLRVGSTFLLPLYPDSGLFRLNFRNAVGRSTLQPYRGGVPEGAPFFLEILSTKAPSPTQHLQLLTALTADVSALLATLPYAPASATALPSGLTHAPPSPLFTLHFLLQHSRVLQSACQAVVSRPHTTLSETSHLQPLTAVSEVTADVLLDLLQHPERWRPAPQLASARFLKGQAPEQVQQPRHDVTLNTPENQFVLTFLWELTRAAERVQAQSWWPALPPDRQHSVQDLQKIVRRTALTLQRGGVTRLVRLPSASRVLQRKEGYVALQRLWREFRQARIPLFEEAQQAVDARNIAALYETWAFLQLVRRVKEALGVEPVLYLPVTASGNLARSVRATFAQHGQLVYNPTPPSTSVLYRPDILWYEATRPVVAFDAKFRLSPQDPSTFREDDITKMHAYRDALRLRAAITLYPGTQTRLFPTLPPQKPSTAPTLLEVLQAFEGVGALPFFPGHP; this is encoded by the coding sequence ATGCATGAGATAACCAGTTGGGGTCACTTCACCATTCGCGGCCCCCTCCACCCCTTTACGGATAAAGAACAACGAGTGTTTGCTCCGGCTACCTTTTGGGGGCTGGAGTGGACGGACTACTGGGTCGAAGCGCCGGGAATCACACGCTTGAGGGTCGGCTCCACGTTTCTCCTCCCTCTCTATCCGGACAGTGGCCTGTTTCGGCTGAACTTCAGGAATGCCGTCGGTCGGAGTACTCTGCAACCCTACCGGGGCGGCGTGCCTGAGGGAGCGCCCTTCTTCCTGGAAATTCTCTCGACCAAGGCCCCCAGCCCCACCCAGCACCTGCAGCTGCTGACGGCCCTGACTGCTGACGTCAGCGCGTTGCTGGCCACACTGCCCTACGCGCCCGCCAGCGCTACAGCCTTGCCGAGTGGATTGACCCATGCCCCGCCCTCTCCACTGTTTACCCTGCACTTCCTACTGCAACACAGCCGAGTGCTCCAGAGCGCCTGTCAAGCTGTCGTATCGCGGCCCCATACCACCCTGAGTGAGACGAGTCACCTACAACCTTTGACCGCAGTTAGCGAGGTGACCGCAGACGTGCTGTTGGATCTGCTCCAGCATCCCGAACGCTGGCGGCCGGCCCCCCAGCTGGCCAGCGCGCGCTTCCTGAAAGGGCAGGCACCCGAGCAGGTTCAACAGCCGCGCCACGACGTCACCCTGAATACCCCGGAGAATCAATTCGTGCTGACCTTCCTGTGGGAGCTCACCCGAGCCGCCGAGCGGGTACAGGCGCAGTCGTGGTGGCCTGCCCTGCCTCCAGACCGGCAGCACTCGGTACAGGACCTTCAGAAGATCGTTCGCCGCACCGCACTGACCTTACAACGGGGCGGAGTGACACGGCTGGTTCGGTTGCCCAGCGCGTCCCGAGTGCTCCAGCGGAAAGAGGGCTATGTGGCCCTGCAGCGGTTGTGGCGCGAATTTCGGCAGGCGAGAATCCCCCTGTTTGAAGAAGCCCAGCAAGCGGTGGATGCCCGGAATATTGCGGCCCTCTACGAAACTTGGGCGTTTCTGCAGCTGGTGCGCCGAGTGAAAGAGGCGCTGGGCGTCGAGCCGGTCCTGTACCTGCCGGTGACTGCCAGCGGTAACTTGGCACGCTCAGTCCGGGCGACCTTCGCACAGCACGGCCAGTTGGTGTATAACCCCACTCCACCCAGCACCAGCGTCCTCTACCGGCCAGACATTCTGTGGTACGAGGCGACGAGACCGGTGGTAGCGTTCGACGCCAAATTCCGCCTTTCCCCCCAGGATCCCAGCACCTTTCGAGAGGACGACATTACCAAAATGCATGCTTACCGAGACGCCCTGCGCCTGCGCGCTGCCATTACGCTGTACCCCGGCACCCAGACACGTTTGTTTCCTACCCTTCCTCCACAGAAGCCTTCAACCGCCCCCACCCTCTTAGAGGTGCTGCAGGCCTTTGAAGGTGTCGGCGCGCTCCCCTTCTTCCCAGGACATCCATGA
- a CDS encoding tyrosine-type recombinase/integrase, whose protein sequence is MDAVVRVGMDASKINPHKLRHAFTATLVEGGRSVHEVRDVLRHESIATPQIYAPQPEVHSGGSHSTGCGKPLITSQTFSMLVDI, encoded by the coding sequence ATGGACGCCGTCGTGCGTGTCGGTATGGATGCGTCCAAGATCAACCCACACAAGCTGAGGCACGCGTTCACCGCGACGCTGGTCGAGGGCGGCCGTAGTGTGCATGAAGTGCGCGACGTTCTCAGGCACGAATCGATTGCTACTCCGCAGATCTACGCTCCCCAACCAGAAGTACATTCAGGCGGCAGCCACTCTACCGGATGTGGTAAACCTCTAATTACCAGTCAAACGTTCTCTATGTTGGTTGATATATAG
- a CDS encoding tyrosine-type recombinase/integrase, translated as MTGLEIMAYQLDRRSRAERLAHLDAPELRRRGVEAARDLDPENLWALVEAYLVLRGGSGGRISDHTLRAYKFGLLLLLEWARPAGMSFLSPRPNQGSAYIRWLESRPLNPATVKNRLTAARTVFAALRWTGATDAAPFADVRSAPDPVPVHQKRSPYPEADLQVLLAAADMQTQVVILLGAHLGLRVSEMVALRRSEVFLNERQPRLVVERGKGGKRREVSISRSAQAALERWMNATPQLTEYVLSWRSTRNVDRQLEALCERTGIRYDHRHVHGLRHSAGTRVYKATGDLLEVRDHLGHADISTSERYVHHARADKPAVNRDW; from the coding sequence ATGACCGGTCTGGAGATCATGGCCTACCAGCTCGACCGCCGCAGCCGCGCCGAGCGCCTCGCCCACCTTGATGCGCCCGAGCTGCGCCGCCGGGGTGTCGAGGCTGCACGAGATCTGGATCCGGAGAATCTGTGGGCCCTCGTCGAGGCGTACCTGGTGCTGCGTGGTGGGAGCGGTGGCCGCATCAGTGACCACACGCTGCGGGCGTATAAATTCGGCCTGCTGCTGCTGTTGGAATGGGCGCGTCCGGCGGGTATGTCGTTCCTGTCGCCCAGACCGAATCAGGGCAGCGCGTATATCCGCTGGCTGGAGAGCAGGCCTCTCAACCCGGCCACGGTGAAGAATCGTCTGACGGCTGCGCGTACCGTGTTCGCAGCCCTGCGCTGGACCGGGGCGACCGACGCTGCTCCGTTCGCTGACGTGCGGTCCGCGCCCGATCCGGTACCGGTGCACCAGAAGCGCAGCCCCTACCCGGAGGCAGACCTGCAGGTCCTGTTGGCGGCCGCCGACATGCAGACGCAGGTCGTCATCCTGCTCGGGGCGCACCTGGGCCTGCGCGTCAGCGAGATGGTCGCGCTCCGGCGCAGCGAGGTCTTCTTGAACGAACGTCAGCCGCGCCTGGTCGTCGAGCGGGGCAAAGGCGGCAAACGGCGCGAGGTATCGATCAGCCGGTCGGCGCAGGCGGCGCTCGAGCGCTGGATGAATGCCACGCCTCAACTCACTGAATATGTGCTGAGTTGGCGCTCGACGCGGAATGTCGATCGGCAGCTCGAAGCCCTCTGCGAGCGCACCGGCATCCGCTACGATCACCGGCATGTCCACGGCCTGCGCCACAGCGCCGGTACGCGCGTCTACAAGGCGACTGGCGATCTGCTGGAGGTCCGAGACCATCTCGGCCACGCCGACATCAGCACCAGCGAACGCTACGTGCACCATGCGCGAGCCGACAAGCCTGCCGTCAACCGCGACTGGTAG
- a CDS encoding ParA family protein — protein MSSLLISLASLKGGVGKTTSAIHIAGQLARRERGGVAVVDRDRTRSATSWSRGGNLPFFVGTQDAVMRRAVDFSSLVIDSRGGLENDELLEMAEASDFLLLPTNVEYMSLDAMAQTAEALGEMGTKAFAVLFTMAKPGKRLDTARRVLEELGLPVLAATVRQSDAFKDASEQSVLVRDVRGSKLAKNCWLDYESVTDEIFARMEAKA, from the coding sequence ATGAGCAGCCTTTTGATCTCCTTGGCCTCCCTGAAGGGCGGCGTCGGCAAAACCACCTCCGCGATTCATATCGCCGGTCAGCTTGCCCGCCGTGAGCGGGGCGGGGTTGCGGTGGTCGACCGCGACCGCACGCGCAGCGCGACAAGCTGGAGCCGAGGCGGCAACCTGCCGTTCTTCGTCGGTACCCAGGATGCCGTGATGCGCCGCGCCGTAGACTTCTCGTCCCTGGTGATCGACTCACGCGGCGGCCTGGAGAACGACGAGCTGCTCGAAATGGCAGAGGCCTCCGACTTCCTGCTTTTACCGACCAATGTTGAATACATGAGCCTCGACGCGATGGCACAAACGGCAGAGGCGCTAGGGGAAATGGGCACTAAGGCTTTCGCTGTCCTCTTCACGATGGCGAAGCCAGGCAAGCGTCTCGATACGGCACGCCGAGTGCTGGAAGAACTGGGTTTACCGGTTCTGGCAGCGACCGTGCGACAAAGTGATGCTTTCAAGGACGCCAGTGAGCAGTCGGTTCTGGTGCGTGACGTACGGGGGTCGAAACTCGCGAAGAACTGCTGGCTGGACTACGAGTCTGTCACCGATGAAATCTTTGCCCGCATGGAGGCCAAAGCATGA
- a CDS encoding recombinase family protein, producing MFKETAYTSKNDRSERAAGLQQVRERCLQIVLATELTRRDRSMTDLLSTLYELEACGVSVTQAFLPVTDSSHRNT from the coding sequence GTGTTCAAAGAAACCGCCTATACCAGTAAGAATGATCGAAGTGAGCGCGCCGCAGGCCTCCAACAGGTGCGAGAACGCTGTCTCCAGATCGTGCTCGCCACCGAACTCACCCGCCGGGACCGGTCGATGACCGACTTGCTGAGTACCCTCTATGAACTGGAGGCGTGTGGCGTCTCAGTGACGCAGGCGTTCCTTCCAGTCACGGATAGTTCTCACCGAAACACCTAG
- a CDS encoding helix-turn-helix domain-containing protein translates to MTDCWLPSHWTRARLEERRLRFLQLRETQRHSIQELAESLGVSVRTIRDWKERLRH, encoded by the coding sequence GTGACTGACTGTTGGCTGCCATCCCACTGGACCAGAGCTCGCCTCGAAGAACGTCGACTGCGCTTTCTCCAACTGCGCGAGACGCAACGGCACAGCATCCAGGAACTCGCTGAGTCCCTAGGTGTTTCGGTGAGAACTATCCGTGACTGGAAGGAACGCCTGCGTCACTGA
- a CDS encoding McrB family protein — MTSPSPSPLRDYLNYTLEHYSTKGTFRDDRGRFVEAATAAQEALQQQPALQAAAAVQEIKSSFGKGNWANCPWTAILDPRETRTTQTGVYIVWLFRADMSGVYLTLAQGVTEVQKAHKGESFEVLRAEAEKVRAVTGALSEQGFSSDPISLRSSTYGKAYEASVILQKFYPREALPPERALLEDVEVLFQAYSTYLGQKGPASANDALRPTSITQDLQQAFGRRGLTYTNEQIEMFFTALQTKGFVIISGISGTGKSKIAQAFADLCQTGHPSVPGPSRVLFLPVKPDWRDNKSLLGYYNPLSETYHRPAFLELLGGALDDYEANGRQAAPWFVILDEMNLAHVEHYFSDVLSVLESGRDVEGLTVEAVVLEAPEGVMPRRRFPLPPNLYIVGTVNLDETTHVFSPKVLDRAFSLEFTDVDFTHYPPKASGAATLDAHTLRAFTSDGQFAQIQKASVAAALTHHPEVRAALQALTSLLRPHLLHFGYQVFDEIVLFHAHARRSGMLAEPGVALDAAVSMKVLPKFHGGRAKLWAALVKVLCWSADPQQPHLALEQLNSILAGRALEDASLHDLRKILLDEPQAPMTSARALRMLEDLERDGFTAFG; from the coding sequence ATGACCTCCCCCTCACCATCACCGCTGCGGGATTACCTCAACTACACGCTCGAGCACTATTCCACCAAAGGAACTTTCCGGGATGACCGAGGGCGGTTCGTGGAGGCAGCCACGGCCGCACAGGAAGCGCTGCAGCAGCAACCGGCCCTGCAGGCGGCTGCAGCCGTTCAGGAAATTAAGAGCTCGTTTGGGAAGGGCAACTGGGCCAACTGTCCGTGGACGGCAATTCTTGATCCGCGGGAAACGCGCACCACGCAAACAGGGGTCTACATCGTGTGGCTGTTCCGAGCGGATATGAGTGGCGTCTACCTTACCCTGGCTCAGGGCGTCACTGAGGTGCAGAAGGCACACAAAGGGGAGAGCTTCGAAGTACTGCGTGCCGAAGCCGAAAAAGTGAGGGCCGTGACCGGTGCCCTGAGCGAACAGGGCTTCTCCAGCGACCCCATTTCGCTGCGCTCGAGTACGTACGGCAAAGCCTATGAGGCTTCGGTGATCTTACAGAAGTTTTACCCGCGCGAGGCCCTGCCGCCAGAACGTGCTCTGCTTGAAGACGTCGAGGTGCTTTTCCAGGCCTACAGTACATACTTAGGGCAGAAAGGACCGGCCAGCGCCAACGACGCTCTGAGGCCGACCTCGATCACGCAGGATCTGCAGCAGGCGTTCGGCCGCCGTGGCCTCACCTACACCAACGAGCAAATCGAGATGTTCTTCACCGCCCTGCAGACCAAAGGCTTTGTGATCATCAGCGGGATTAGTGGCACCGGCAAAAGCAAAATCGCCCAGGCCTTCGCCGACCTGTGCCAGACGGGCCACCCATCGGTGCCTGGTCCGTCGCGGGTCTTGTTCCTGCCGGTGAAGCCCGACTGGCGCGACAACAAGAGTCTTTTGGGATATTACAATCCGCTCTCGGAGACCTATCACCGACCTGCCTTCTTAGAGTTGTTGGGAGGCGCGCTCGACGACTACGAAGCCAATGGAAGACAGGCGGCGCCCTGGTTCGTGATCTTGGACGAAATGAACCTCGCACATGTTGAGCACTACTTCTCTGATGTGCTCAGCGTCTTGGAGTCCGGACGCGACGTCGAGGGCCTTACCGTGGAAGCGGTGGTGCTCGAGGCACCTGAAGGCGTGATGCCCCGTCGGCGCTTTCCTCTGCCCCCCAATCTTTACATCGTCGGCACTGTCAATCTTGACGAAACCACCCACGTGTTCAGCCCAAAAGTGCTGGACCGCGCGTTCTCCCTCGAGTTCACGGACGTCGACTTCACCCACTATCCCCCGAAGGCCAGCGGCGCCGCCACACTCGATGCACATACCCTGCGGGCTTTCACGTCTGACGGGCAGTTTGCCCAGATCCAGAAGGCGAGCGTTGCGGCCGCCCTTACCCACCATCCAGAGGTGCGGGCAGCGCTGCAGGCGTTAACCAGTCTGTTACGGCCCCATCTGCTGCACTTCGGTTACCAGGTCTTCGATGAAATCGTCTTGTTCCACGCCCATGCTCGGCGCAGTGGCATGCTTGCCGAGCCGGGGGTTGCACTCGATGCCGCGGTCAGCATGAAGGTGTTGCCCAAATTCCACGGCGGCCGCGCCAAGCTCTGGGCGGCCTTGGTCAAGGTGTTGTGCTGGAGTGCCGATCCCCAGCAGCCTCACCTTGCACTGGAACAGCTGAACAGCATTCTGGCTGGCCGGGCTCTTGAAGATGCCTCCCTTCACGACCTACGCAAGATCCTTCTGGATGAGCCACAGGCGCCGATGACCTCAGCACGGGCGCTCAGGATGCTGGAAGACCTAGAGCGAGACGGATTCACAGCCTTCGGTTAA